CCACAGTGCCACCACGGACAGGACCAGGGAAGCAGGCACGGTGAGCAGCCCCAGCCGGGTGAACTCGCCCAGGCCCACCTCCGCCCGGTGCTCCCGGACGATGCGCCGCCACAGCAGGGTCGCCAGCGAGCCGGCGTAGGTCAGGTTCGGGCCGATGTTGACGCCGAGCAGCACGGCGAGCACCGCCCCCGCCCCGGACGGCGCGGTGAGCGGCAGCAGCACCAGCACCGCGGGCAGGTTGTTGATGACGTTGGCCAGGACGGCGGCCAGCACGGCGACGCCCAGCAGCGCCCCCAGGCCGCTGCCGCCCGGCACGAGGCGCCCGAGCGCGTCGGCCAGTCCGTTGTCCACCACCGCCCGCACCACGATGCCGAGCGCCAGGACGAAGGCGAGGAACGGCACGCTCGCCGAACGCAGCACGGCCACCGGGGTGGTGCGCCGCCGGGCCAGGGCACGGACGGCGAGGACGAGGGCGCCGGCGAACGCCGCCCACGCCGGGTCCAGCCCGACGGCCGAGGCCAGTACGAAGCCCGCCAGCGTGCAGCCGACCGTGACCAGCGCGAACAGCGGCATCCGCGGCGCGGCGGCATCCGGCGGGGCGTCCGCCCCGGCGTCGAGGTCGCCCGCGAAGAAGCGCCGGAAGACCGCGT
The Kitasatospora paranensis genome window above contains:
- a CDS encoding SLC13 family permease; the encoded protein is MNTSLAEALSAGLLLLVLVCAVVRPFGWPEAVVAVPAAGVAIGTGAISLAHAREEAAQLGPVIGFLAAVLVLAQMCDDEGLFQACGAWMARSAAGRPRRLLVQVFVLASVITAVLSLDATVVLLTPVVFATAARLGARPKPHVYACTHLSNTASLLLPVSNLTNLLAFAASGLGFTRFAALMALPWLVAIGVEYAVFRRFFAGDLDAGADAPPDAAAPRMPLFALVTVGCTLAGFVLASAVGLDPAWAAFAGALVLAVRALARRRTTPVAVLRSASVPFLAFVLALGIVVRAVVDNGLADALGRLVPGGSGLGALLGVAVLAAVLANVINNLPAVLVLLPLTAPSGAGAVLAVLLGVNIGPNLTYAGSLATLLWRRIVREHRAEVGLGEFTRLGLLTVPASLVLSVVALWGSLQIVGG